One Microbispora sp. ZYX-F-249 genomic region harbors:
- a CDS encoding carbohydrate ABC transporter permease, translating to MSAKRHKQSPTSGGPLRSLSLHAIVVITALFVGIPLLYGVLGGFKTTRQLSSNPLGLPDPWVPENYTSVLASASFWRMLWNSTYIAVLTTLVVVAVSAMAAFVFARFAFRGREALFTMFAAGLMFPFAVAILPLFVLLRMFGLLDNPLGVILPQAAFGMPMTIIILRGFFRAIPGEIEEAAILDGCSSFGFFWRILLPMARPAIATVSVLAVVNSWNQFMLPLVVFSDDSLFTIPLGVQQFQGQYATDIARVMAYIVVAMLPALGFYAVAERQLVSGLTAGAVKG from the coding sequence ATGAGCGCGAAACGTCACAAGCAGTCTCCGACGTCGGGCGGTCCGCTGCGCAGCCTGTCCCTGCACGCGATCGTCGTGATCACGGCGCTGTTCGTCGGCATCCCGCTGCTGTACGGCGTGCTCGGCGGCTTCAAGACCACCCGGCAGCTGTCGAGCAACCCGCTGGGCCTGCCCGACCCCTGGGTGCCGGAGAACTACACGAGCGTGCTCGCTTCCGCGTCGTTCTGGCGCATGCTCTGGAACAGCACGTACATCGCGGTGCTGACCACGCTCGTGGTCGTCGCGGTGTCCGCGATGGCGGCCTTCGTGTTCGCGCGGTTCGCCTTCCGGGGGCGCGAAGCGCTGTTCACGATGTTCGCCGCGGGGCTCATGTTCCCGTTCGCGGTGGCGATCCTGCCGCTGTTCGTGCTGCTGCGGATGTTCGGGCTGCTCGACAACCCGCTCGGCGTGATCCTCCCGCAGGCGGCCTTCGGCATGCCGATGACGATCATCATCCTGCGCGGCTTCTTCCGGGCCATCCCGGGGGAGATCGAGGAGGCGGCGATCCTCGACGGGTGCTCGTCGTTCGGCTTCTTCTGGCGGATCCTGCTGCCGATGGCCCGGCCCGCGATCGCCACGGTCTCCGTGCTGGCGGTGGTCAACAGCTGGAACCAGTTCATGCTGCCGCTCGTGGTGTTCAGCGACGACAGCCTCTTCACCATCCCGCTGGGCGTCCAGCAGTTCCAGGGGCAGTACGCGACGGACATCGCGCGCGTCATGGCCTACATCGTGGTCGCGATGCTGCCCGCCCTCGGCTTCTACGCCGTGGCCGAGCGCCAGCTCGTCAGCGGCCTGACCGCGGGGGCCGTCAAGGGCTGA
- a CDS encoding extracellular solute-binding protein, with protein MKLSRRGVALLAASALVLGGCGSTGNDAGESKSSAGGKVTVEFWNIWTTDPLKSYGAQAIKDFQAKHPNITIKSVPYENEAFKAKLTTLTQSGKTPDIFQTWGGGVLGQQVDAGLVKDLSADTGDWIGTFTDAALSAYQVEGKTYAIPDDIGMVGFWYNKALFKKAGIAQPPATWSEFIDDVKKLKAAGVTPIALAGKDKWPGHYYWAYLSMRIGGLDALKQAGESKDFTGPAFVQAGQKLKELADLQPFQKGYLGATYGDPGGQAATMGDGKAAMELMGQWAPAVQNDAGKGLGDDLGFFPFPAVDGGKGAVTDAFGGGGGFAIGSEAPPEAIEFLKFLTESTEHRKAVGTGGVLPVLKGEEDAVTDPNLSVVAKNLAGATGFQLYLDQAYPPAVGQEVNDSVAQLIAGTKTPEQVAQAITETAKSE; from the coding sequence GTGAAGTTGAGTCGGCGAGGTGTGGCGCTCCTGGCGGCGTCGGCACTGGTCCTCGGGGGATGTGGTAGTACCGGGAACGACGCCGGCGAGAGCAAGAGCTCAGCCGGCGGCAAGGTGACCGTCGAGTTCTGGAACATCTGGACCACGGACCCCCTGAAGAGCTACGGCGCTCAGGCGATCAAGGACTTCCAGGCCAAGCACCCGAACATCACCATCAAGAGCGTTCCGTACGAGAACGAGGCGTTCAAGGCGAAGCTGACGACGCTCACGCAGTCCGGCAAGACCCCGGACATCTTCCAGACCTGGGGTGGCGGCGTGCTCGGCCAGCAGGTCGACGCGGGCCTGGTCAAGGACCTGAGCGCCGACACCGGTGACTGGATCGGCACCTTCACCGACGCCGCGCTGTCGGCCTACCAGGTCGAGGGCAAGACGTACGCCATCCCCGACGACATCGGCATGGTGGGCTTCTGGTACAACAAGGCGCTGTTCAAGAAGGCCGGGATCGCCCAGCCCCCGGCGACGTGGTCGGAGTTCATCGACGACGTCAAGAAGCTGAAGGCGGCGGGAGTCACCCCGATCGCCCTCGCCGGCAAGGACAAGTGGCCCGGCCACTACTACTGGGCGTACCTCTCCATGCGCATCGGTGGCCTCGACGCCCTCAAGCAGGCGGGCGAGAGCAAGGACTTCACCGGTCCGGCCTTCGTCCAGGCGGGGCAGAAGCTGAAGGAACTGGCCGATCTCCAGCCGTTCCAGAAGGGCTATCTCGGCGCGACGTACGGCGACCCGGGTGGTCAGGCCGCGACCATGGGTGACGGCAAGGCCGCGATGGAGCTGATGGGCCAGTGGGCGCCCGCGGTCCAGAACGACGCCGGCAAGGGCCTGGGCGACGACCTCGGCTTCTTCCCCTTCCCGGCCGTTGACGGCGGCAAGGGCGCGGTCACCGACGCGTTCGGCGGCGGCGGCGGCTTCGCGATCGGCTCGGAGGCTCCGCCGGAGGCGATCGAGTTCCTGAAGTTCCTCACCGAGAGCACCGAGCACCGCAAGGCCGTCGGGACCGGCGGCGTGCTCCCGGTGCTGAAGGGCGAGGAGGACGCGGTCACGGACCCGAACCTGAGCGTGGTGGCGAAGAACCTCGCCGGGGCCACCGGGTTCCAGCTCTACCTCGACCAGGCGTACCCGCCGGCCGTCGGCCAGGAGGTCAACGACTCCGTGGCCCAGCTGATCGCCGGGACCAAGACGCCCGAGCAGGTGGCGCAGGCCATCACGGAAACCGCGAAGTCGGAGTAA
- a CDS encoding carbohydrate ABC transporter permease — MKTTRPRSLRLRGFTTILLFLLPALVLFFGLVVAPILLAFYASVFKWNGMRGLPTDFIGLANFTRVLADEVFLGDLWRGLLLIILSVAIQLPLSLGIAMLLNQKIRGRAFFRLLFFAPYVLSEAITAVLFMMILSPTDGLANYILGWFGVDQLDWFADPSTVMMSVFIVMTWKYFGFHMILYIAGRQGIPRELTEAAQIDGATGWKTFRYVTLPLLGPTIRISVFLSVIGAIQLFDLVWIITGGGPSHSSETMAVTMFQFGFKRFQVGYASAISVVMFFISLVFALFYQRYVMRRDLEGASTVLRDQR; from the coding sequence GTGAAGACGACGAGACCCCGGAGCCTCAGGCTCCGGGGGTTCACCACGATCCTCCTGTTCCTGCTCCCCGCCCTCGTGCTCTTCTTCGGGCTCGTCGTGGCGCCGATCCTGCTCGCCTTCTACGCGAGCGTGTTCAAGTGGAACGGCATGCGCGGGCTGCCGACGGACTTCATCGGCCTGGCCAACTTCACCCGCGTGCTGGCGGACGAGGTCTTCCTGGGTGACCTGTGGCGCGGCCTGCTGCTGATCATCCTGTCGGTGGCGATCCAGCTGCCCCTCTCGCTGGGCATCGCCATGCTGCTGAACCAGAAGATCCGCGGCCGGGCGTTCTTCCGCCTGCTGTTCTTCGCCCCGTACGTCCTGTCCGAGGCGATCACCGCGGTCCTGTTCATGATGATCCTGTCGCCCACCGACGGCCTGGCCAACTACATCCTCGGCTGGTTCGGTGTCGACCAGCTCGACTGGTTCGCCGACCCGTCGACGGTCATGATGTCGGTGTTCATCGTCATGACCTGGAAGTACTTCGGCTTCCACATGATCCTGTACATCGCCGGGCGCCAGGGCATCCCGCGGGAGCTCACCGAGGCCGCCCAGATCGACGGCGCGACGGGCTGGAAGACCTTCCGCTACGTCACGCTGCCGCTGCTCGGCCCGACGATCCGCATCAGCGTGTTCCTGTCGGTCATCGGTGCGATCCAGCTGTTCGACCTGGTCTGGATCATCACCGGCGGAGGCCCGTCGCACTCCTCCGAGACGATGGCCGTCACGATGTTCCAGTTCGGCTTCAAACGCTTCCAGGTCGGCTACGCGAGTGCGATCAGCGTGGTGATGTTCTTCATCAGCCTCGTGTTCGCGCTCTTCTACCAGAGATACGTCATGCGCCGCGACCTCGAAGGAGCGAGCACCGTGCTGAGGGACCAGCGATGA
- a CDS encoding GTP-binding protein, with amino-acid sequence MAFGRSDSPQTPPKLPTAIKLLIAGGFGVGKTTMVGAVSEIRPLRTEETLTDRSVGVDDLSGVEAKSTTTVAMDFGRISIGQDFVLYLFGTPGQERFWFVWDELARGALGAVVLADTRRLADCFPSVDYFERRGTPFVVAVNCFEGAPIFDLDEVKLALNLGRDVPIMLCDARKRESGKEVLIELVKHAYGKRLTATVR; translated from the coding sequence ATGGCCTTCGGGCGCTCTGATTCGCCGCAGACCCCCCCGAAGTTGCCCACGGCGATCAAGCTGCTGATCGCCGGGGGTTTCGGGGTGGGCAAGACGACGATGGTCGGCGCGGTGTCGGAGATCCGGCCGCTGCGCACGGAGGAGACGCTGACCGACCGCAGCGTCGGCGTGGACGACCTGTCCGGGGTCGAGGCGAAGTCCACCACCACGGTGGCCATGGATTTCGGCCGGATCAGCATCGGGCAGGACTTCGTCCTCTATCTCTTCGGCACCCCCGGCCAGGAGCGGTTCTGGTTCGTCTGGGACGAACTCGCCCGGGGAGCGCTCGGCGCGGTCGTGCTGGCGGACACCCGCAGGCTCGCCGACTGCTTCCCCTCCGTCGACTACTTCGAGCGTCGCGGCACGCCCTTCGTCGTCGCGGTGAACTGCTTCGAGGGTGCTCCGATCTTCGACCTGGACGAGGTCAAGCTCGCCCTCAACCTCGGCCGGGACGTGCCGATCATGCTGTGTGACGCGCGCAAGCGGGAATCGGGCAAGGAAGTCCTGATCGAGCTCGTCAAGCACGCCTACGGAAAGCGTCTCACCGCGACCGTCCGCTGA
- a CDS encoding glycosyltransferase family 39 protein produces the protein MRIGVPAPDPYGRRDRIVLVVPALAALVGGLWGIRRGSMWQDEATTYAVAGRDLTDLWRTLGNVDAVHGCYYLLVHPLVRLVGDAVPAEVVIRLPSVVATAVAAAGVAAVGRRLASATAGLYAGLAYAASPVVVFHAQDGRPYALVAAAVVEATRLLATALGRPPGDPSGRRTWARYGLAVAVACLLNLFAVLALAAHAVTVLAAAPARKGLGAGRGVARRWAGAVAAALTAVLPVAWAAFGQRGQVAWLERPGLPEVKALVARFAGTGVLLAATVVLVALGLASSRGGGPAGNGGTRRAADAAGPAPGDPIRRGSPGIAMVAVPLAVLPPALLLAVSQIQPLYQDRYVLFSVVGLALALGAGLARAVRLLPGAAPGWLRAAAALALPALLLAASLPAQAAVRRIDSRRDDPAAVARIIGSERRPGDAVLFLPSIRRLVAEAYPDSFRGVHDAALRAGGAESGTLAGRELPAGRIAASLDTAPRVWVVSRPHPAPGDLSSPRDSAKRLLLRESYRRERSVRVLGYVVRLYTRVSP, from the coding sequence GTGAGGATCGGCGTCCCGGCACCGGACCCGTACGGCCGGCGCGACCGGATCGTGCTGGTCGTCCCGGCCCTGGCCGCGCTGGTGGGCGGCCTGTGGGGCATCCGGCGCGGCTCGATGTGGCAGGACGAGGCCACGACGTACGCCGTGGCGGGACGGGACCTGACGGACCTGTGGCGCACGCTGGGAAACGTCGACGCGGTCCACGGCTGCTACTACCTCCTGGTGCACCCTCTCGTCCGGCTCGTGGGCGATGCCGTCCCGGCGGAGGTGGTCATCCGGCTTCCGTCCGTCGTCGCCACGGCCGTCGCGGCGGCCGGTGTCGCGGCCGTCGGCCGGCGGCTGGCCTCGGCCACGGCCGGTCTCTATGCCGGCCTCGCGTACGCCGCCTCCCCTGTCGTCGTCTTCCACGCCCAGGATGGCAGGCCGTACGCGCTGGTCGCGGCGGCGGTGGTGGAGGCGACGCGCCTGCTCGCCACAGCGCTGGGCCGTCCACCGGGCGACCCGTCGGGGCGGAGGACCTGGGCGCGGTACGGCCTGGCGGTCGCCGTCGCCTGCCTGCTCAACCTGTTCGCCGTGCTGGCCCTGGCGGCGCACGCGGTCACGGTGCTCGCCGCCGCGCCCGCACGGAAAGGGCTCGGTGCGGGGAGAGGCGTCGCGCGGCGCTGGGCCGGCGCCGTCGCGGCCGCCCTGACCGCCGTCCTGCCGGTGGCGTGGGCGGCGTTCGGCCAGCGCGGCCAGGTGGCCTGGCTGGAGCGGCCCGGCCTGCCGGAGGTGAAGGCCCTCGTCGCGCGTTTCGCCGGGACCGGCGTTCTCCTCGCGGCGACCGTGGTGCTCGTCGCGCTCGGTCTGGCGAGCAGTCGTGGGGGCGGCCCGGCCGGAAACGGTGGCACGCGCCGGGCGGCCGACGCCGCCGGGCCGGCACCCGGCGACCCGATCCGGCGCGGCTCGCCCGGGATCGCCATGGTCGCCGTGCCGCTCGCGGTCCTGCCGCCCGCCCTGCTGCTCGCGGTGTCGCAGATCCAGCCGCTCTATCAGGACCGCTACGTCCTTTTCTCGGTGGTGGGGCTCGCGCTGGCGCTGGGCGCCGGGCTCGCCCGGGCCGTACGGCTCCTGCCCGGGGCGGCGCCGGGGTGGCTGCGGGCAGCGGCCGCGCTGGCGCTGCCCGCTCTGCTGCTGGCGGCGTCCCTCCCGGCCCAGGCCGCCGTCAGACGGATCGACAGCCGCCGCGACGACCCGGCCGCCGTGGCGCGGATCATCGGGTCGGAACGACGGCCCGGAGACGCCGTGCTCTTCCTGCCCTCGATCCGCCGCCTGGTCGCCGAGGCGTACCCGGACTCGTTCCGGGGCGTCCACGACGCGGCGCTGAGGGCCGGCGGCGCGGAATCGGGCACCCTCGCCGGGCGTGAGCTGCCCGCGGGCCGGATCGCCGCGTCGCTGGACACGGCGCCGCGGGTGTGGGTGGTGAGCCGCCCCCATCCCGCACCCGGCGACCTCTCGTCTCCGCGTGACTCCGCGAAGCGGCTGCTGCTGCGCGAGAGCTACCGCCGGGAGCGAAGCGTCCGCGTGCTCGGCTACGTCGTACGGCTGTACACGCGGGTCAGCCCTTGA
- a CDS encoding GNAT family N-acetyltransferase produces MAEPIVRAAAEADMPGLRAVAGHYGLLGMWPERPDFVDAEREFGAVLVGEVDGTIAGFGGTLRRGTVTHLGDLFVLPDHQSSGLGRAILARLLPRDTPKVTFASNDKRALALYVRNGMRPRCPLLYLKRGPLGGRPASRESGPAVPGESGPGEAEVRAAAAMDAHVSGGDRTATLTWYAGLPGVTLHVSGSGYAFARVAGDRVVIGPAGGATPQDCADIVLEAANAHPRAGRVLLAVPGTHPLLPLLLEAGWHIGDMDTLMTSEDFMRLDCYTPHPDLG; encoded by the coding sequence ATGGCGGAACCGATCGTCCGTGCCGCGGCCGAGGCCGACATGCCCGGCCTTCGCGCCGTCGCCGGCCACTACGGCCTCCTGGGCATGTGGCCGGAGCGGCCGGACTTCGTGGACGCCGAACGCGAGTTCGGCGCGGTGCTCGTCGGCGAGGTGGACGGCACGATCGCGGGCTTCGGCGGCACGTTGCGCCGGGGGACGGTCACGCACCTCGGCGACCTGTTCGTCCTCCCGGACCACCAGTCGTCGGGGCTGGGCCGCGCGATCCTGGCCCGCCTGCTGCCGCGCGACACGCCCAAAGTCACCTTCGCGTCGAACGACAAGAGGGCTCTCGCCCTGTACGTCAGGAACGGGATGCGCCCGCGCTGCCCGTTGCTGTACCTCAAGCGGGGGCCGCTCGGTGGCCGGCCCGCGTCGCGGGAGAGCGGGCCGGCGGTGCCGGGGGAGAGCGGGCCGGGGGAGGCGGAGGTCCGCGCGGCGGCGGCCATGGACGCCCACGTCTCCGGCGGGGACCGGACCGCGACGCTGACGTGGTACGCCGGGCTGCCCGGCGTGACCCTGCACGTCAGCGGGTCGGGCTACGCGTTCGCCAGGGTGGCCGGAGACAGGGTCGTCATCGGGCCCGCCGGGGGTGCGACCCCCCAGGACTGCGCCGACATCGTGCTGGAGGCGGCGAACGCGCATCCCCGGGCCGGGCGGGTGCTTCTGGCGGTGCCCGGCACGCATCCGCTGCTGCCCCTGCTGCTGGAGGCGGGCTGGCACATCGGCGACATGGACACGCTGATGACCAGCGAGGACTTCATGCGGCTGGACTGCTACACCCCGCACCCCGACCTCGGCTAG